Proteins co-encoded in one Erinaceus europaeus chromosome 2, mEriEur2.1, whole genome shotgun sequence genomic window:
- the FGL1 gene encoding fibrinogen-like protein 1, which produces MKMFNFILVTTTLIMGKETWALENCLQEQARLRAQVRILETRVKQQQVKMAQLLHEKEVQLLDRGEENIAIHLGDRRQYADCSEIFNDGYKRSGFYKIKPLQSLAEFPVYCDMSDGGGWTVIQRRSDGSENFNRGWNDYENGFGNFVQQNGEYWLGNKNLHLLTTQGDYILKIDLSDFEKNSRYAQYKHFRIGDDKNSYELTIGEYSGTAGDALSGSFHPEVQWWASHQRMKFSTWDRDNDNYNGNCAQEDQSGWWFNRCHSANLNGLYYKGPYVAKTDNGIVWHTWLGWWYSLKSVVMKIRPNDFIPNSV; this is translated from the exons ATGAAGATGTTCAATTTCATCCTTGTCACCACTACTCTGATAATGGGCAAGGAAACCTGG GCTCTTGAAAACTGTCTTCAAGAGCAAGCTCGGCTCAGAGCACAGGTACGCATACTTGAGACCCGGGTCAAACAACAGCAGGTCAAGATGGCACAGCTTCTGCATGAGAAAGAAGTCCAACTCCttgatagaggagaggagaacatTGCCATACATCTTGGGGACAGAAGACAATATGCAG ATTGTTCAGAGATTTTCAATGATGGTTATAAGCGTAGTGGATTTTACAAAATcaaacctctccagagcctggcAGAATTCCCTGTTTATTGTGACATGTCTGATGGAGGAGGATGGACTGTAATTCAGAGACGATCTGATGGCAGTGAGAATTTTAACAG AGGCTGGAATGACTATgaaaatggttttggaaatttTGTTCAACAAAATGGTGAATATTGGCTAGGTAATAAAAATCTTCACTTATTGACCACTCAAG gtgactatatattaaaaattgatCTTTcagattttgaaaaaaatagCCGTTATGCTCAATATAAACATTTTAGAATTGGAGATGATAAG aattcttaTGAGTTGACTATTGGGGAATATTCTGGAACAGCTGGAGATGCCCTTTCAGGGAGTTTTCATCCTGAGGTTCAGTGGTGGGCTAGTCACCAGAGAATGAAATTCAGCACATGGGACAGAGATAATGACAACTACAATGGGAACTGTGCACAGGAAGATCAGTCTGGCTGGTGGTTTAACAG ATGTCACTCTGCAAACCTGAATGGGTTATACTACAAAGGCCCCTACGTGGCTAAAACTGACAATGGGATTGTCTGGCATACTTGGCTTGGATGGTGGTATTCTTTGAAATCTGTAGTTATGAAAATTCGACCAAATGACTTTATTCCCAATAGTGTTTAA